One Theropithecus gelada isolate Dixy chromosome 3, Tgel_1.0, whole genome shotgun sequence genomic window carries:
- the LOC112621257 gene encoding olfactory receptor 2A2, whose amino-acid sequence MEGNQTWITDITLLGFQVGSALEILLCGLFSVFYTLTLLGNGIIFGIICLDHKLHTPMYFFLSHLAVIDMSYASNNVPKMLANLMNKKRTISFVPCIMQTFLYLTFATTECLILVVMSYDRYVAICHPLQYTVIMSWRVCTILALTSWSCGFALSLVHAILLLRLPFCGPRDVNHLFCEILSVLKLACADTWVNQVFIFATCVFVLVGPLSLILVSYMHILGAILKIQTKEGRIKALSTCSSHLCVAGLFFGIAMVVYMVPDSNQREEQEKMLSLFHSLFNPMLNPLIYSLRNAQVKGALHRALQRKRPMGRMYGLCL is encoded by the coding sequence ATGGAAGGCAACCAGACATGGATCACAGACATCAccctgctgggattccaggttgGTTCAGCACTGGAGATTCTCCTCTGTGGACTTTTCTCTGTCTTCTATACACTCACCCTGCTGGGGAATGGGATCATCTTTGGGATTATCTGCCTGGACCATAAGCTTCACACccccatgtacttcttcctcTCACACCTGGCCGTCATTGACATGTCCTATGCTTCCAACAATGTTCCCAAGATGTTGGCAAATCTGATGAACAAGAAAAGAACCATCTCCTTTGTTCCATGCATAATGCAGACTTTTTTGTATTTGACTTTTGCTACTACAGAGTGCCTGATTTTGGTGGTGATGTCCTATGATAGGTATGTGGCCATCTGTCACCCTCTCCAGTACACTGTCATCATGAGCTGGAGAGTGTGCACAATCCTGGCTCTCACGTCCTGGTCATGTGGGTTTGCTCTGTCCTTGGTACATGCAATTCTCCTTCTAAGGTTGCCCTTCTGTGGGCCCCGGGATGTGAACCACCTCTTCTGTGAAATTCTGTCTGTCCTCAAGCTGGCCTGTGCTGACACCTGGGTTAACCAAGTCTTCATATTTGCTACCTGTGTGTTTGTCTTAGTCGGGCCTCTTTCCTTAATTCTGGTCTCCTACATGCACATCCTCGGGGCCATCCTGAAGATCCAGACAAAGGAGGGCCGCATAAAGGCCCTCTCTACCTGCTCCTCCCACCTGTGTGTGGCTGGACTCTTCTTTGGCATAGCCATGGTGGTTTATATGGTCCCAGACTCTAATCAACGAGAGGAGCAGGAGAAAATGCTGTCCCTGTTTCACAGTCTCTTTAACCCAATGCTGAATCCCCTGATCTACAGCCTGAGGAACGCTCAGGTGAAGGGCGCCCTCCACAGAGCACTGCAGCGGAAGAGGCCCATGGGAAGGATGTATGGGCTTTGCCTTTAA